From the genome of Halomonas sp. MCCC 1A13316, one region includes:
- the aceE gene encoding pyruvate dehydrogenase (acetyl-transferring), homodimeric type: MSLEAREDFDPVETTEWLDSLESVLDREGEERARYLLTRLADRLRRDGMQAPFSVTTPHRNTIPVHREAPMPGDLFMERRIRSLIRYNAIAQVIRNNRANPGLGGHIASFMSAATLYDVGFNHFFRAPNGDFEGDLVYIQGHVAPGVYARAYLEGRLTEAQMDKYRQEVDGDGLSSYPHPWLMPDFWQFPTVSMGLGPIQAIYQAHVMKYLDSRELREMHDRKIWCFMGDGECDEPESLGAIHLASREKLDNLIFVVNCNLQRLDGPVRGNGRIIDELEGVFRGAGWNVLKVVWGRLWDPLFEKDKKGVLQKRMDEAVDGEYQNYKAIDGGYTREHFFGKYPETAEMVKDLSDEDIWRLNRGGHDPFKVYAAYHEAVNSANGRPTVILAHTVKGYGMGSGEGEASMEAHQVKTMEYEALRKFRDRFGIPLTDEQLKEVPYYKPEDDSPELKYMHLQRERLGGYLPQRRSDFQALTIPTLEDKTFATQLAGSKGREISTTMAFVRILNGLVKDKKIGQQVVPIVPDEARTFGMEGMFRQLGIYTSEGQKYEPVDKGQIMFYREDKKGQILEEGITEAGAMSAWIAAATSYSNHNLPLLPFYIYYSMFGFQRIGDLAWAAGDLQARGFLVGGTAGRTTLNGEGLQHQDGHSHLQAAMIPNCRSYDPTYAHEVSVIVQDGLKRMFADKENCFYYLTVMNENYEHPELENVPAEDIIKGMYLLREHQGDKGHVQLLGSGTILREVEAAARMLADEWGVASDVWSVTSFNELRREALLLEREAFISAADEPIKPHVTRCLEGRKGPVIGSTDYMRLFADQVRAWVPNDYHVLGTDGYGRSDTREKLRHFFEVDRYFVTVASLKALADRGELDRKVVAEAIKKYGIDPSKPNPLTS, encoded by the coding sequence GGCTGGATTCCCTGGAGTCGGTCCTGGATCGTGAGGGCGAGGAACGCGCCCGGTACCTGCTGACACGCCTGGCCGACCGGCTGCGTCGTGACGGCATGCAGGCACCCTTCTCGGTGACCACGCCGCATCGCAACACCATCCCGGTGCACCGCGAAGCGCCGATGCCGGGTGATTTGTTCATGGAGCGGCGCATCCGCTCGCTGATCCGCTACAACGCCATCGCCCAGGTCATCCGCAACAATCGCGCCAACCCAGGCCTGGGTGGGCATATCGCCAGCTTCATGTCCGCCGCCACGCTCTACGACGTCGGCTTCAACCATTTCTTCCGTGCGCCCAACGGCGATTTCGAGGGCGACCTGGTCTACATCCAGGGCCACGTGGCACCGGGTGTGTATGCCCGCGCCTACCTGGAAGGACGCCTCACTGAGGCGCAGATGGACAAGTATCGCCAGGAAGTCGACGGCGATGGCCTATCGTCCTATCCGCACCCTTGGCTGATGCCGGACTTCTGGCAGTTCCCTACCGTCTCCATGGGCCTCGGTCCGATCCAGGCGATCTACCAGGCTCACGTGATGAAGTACCTCGATTCGCGCGAGCTCCGGGAAATGCATGATCGCAAGATCTGGTGCTTCATGGGCGACGGCGAGTGCGACGAGCCGGAATCGCTGGGTGCCATCCACCTGGCCAGCCGCGAGAAGCTCGACAACCTGATCTTCGTCGTCAACTGCAACCTGCAGCGCCTGGATGGCCCGGTGCGCGGCAACGGTCGCATCATCGACGAGCTCGAGGGCGTCTTCCGCGGTGCCGGCTGGAACGTGCTCAAGGTGGTCTGGGGCCGGCTGTGGGACCCGCTGTTCGAGAAGGACAAGAAGGGCGTCCTGCAGAAACGCATGGACGAGGCGGTCGACGGCGAGTACCAGAACTACAAGGCCATCGATGGCGGTTACACCCGCGAGCACTTCTTCGGCAAGTATCCGGAAACCGCCGAGATGGTCAAGGACCTGTCCGACGAGGACATCTGGCGGCTCAATCGTGGCGGTCACGATCCGTTCAAGGTCTACGCGGCCTACCATGAGGCGGTCAACAGTGCCAACGGCCGTCCCACTGTGATCCTGGCGCATACCGTCAAGGGCTACGGCATGGGCAGCGGCGAGGGCGAGGCTTCCATGGAAGCCCACCAGGTCAAGACCATGGAATACGAAGCGCTGCGCAAGTTCCGCGACCGCTTCGGCATTCCGCTGACCGATGAACAGCTCAAGGAGGTGCCGTACTACAAGCCGGAGGACGACTCGCCCGAGCTCAAGTACATGCACCTCCAGCGTGAGCGCCTGGGTGGTTACCTGCCGCAGCGGCGCAGCGACTTCCAGGCGTTGACGATCCCCACTCTCGAAGACAAGACCTTTGCCACCCAACTGGCAGGCTCCAAGGGACGTGAGATCTCCACGACCATGGCCTTCGTGCGCATTCTCAACGGCCTGGTGAAGGACAAAAAGATCGGCCAGCAGGTGGTACCGATCGTCCCCGACGAGGCGCGTACCTTCGGCATGGAGGGCATGTTCCGCCAGCTCGGCATCTATACCTCCGAAGGCCAGAAATACGAGCCCGTCGACAAGGGCCAGATCATGTTCTACCGCGAGGACAAGAAGGGTCAGATCCTCGAGGAGGGCATCACCGAGGCCGGCGCGATGTCGGCGTGGATCGCCGCGGCGACCTCCTACAGCAACCACAACCTGCCGCTGCTGCCGTTCTACATCTACTACTCGATGTTCGGCTTCCAGCGCATCGGCGACCTGGCCTGGGCCGCCGGCGACCTGCAGGCGCGGGGCTTCCTGGTCGGTGGCACCGCCGGACGCACCACGCTGAACGGCGAAGGCCTCCAGCACCAGGATGGTCACAGCCACCTGCAGGCGGCAATGATCCCCAACTGCCGCAGCTACGACCCGACTTATGCCCATGAGGTCTCGGTGATCGTTCAGGACGGCCTGAAGCGCATGTTCGCCGACAAGGAGAACTGCTTCTACTACCTGACGGTGATGAACGAGAACTACGAGCATCCCGAACTCGAGAACGTGCCTGCCGAAGACATCATCAAGGGCATGTACCTGCTGCGCGAGCATCAGGGCGACAAGGGCCATGTGCAGCTGCTCGGTTCCGGCACCATCCTGCGCGAGGTGGAAGCGGCGGCCCGGATGCTGGCCGACGAGTGGGGCGTGGCATCCGACGTGTGGAGCGTGACCAGCTTCAACGAGCTGCGCCGCGAGGCGCTGCTGCTCGAGCGTGAGGCATTCATCAGTGCCGCCGACGAGCCGATCAAACCTCACGTCACACGCTGCCTGGAAGGTCGCAAGGGGCCGGTCATTGGCTCCACCGACTACATGCGCCTTTTTGCCGACCAGGTTCGTGCCTGGGTGCCGAACGACTACCATGTACTGGGAACCGACGGCTATGGTCGTTCCGATACCCGCGAGAAGCTGCGTCACTTCTTCGAGGTCGATCGCTACTTCGTGACCGTGGCCTCGCTCAAGGCGTTGGCCGACCGTGGCGAGCTGGATCGCAAGGTCGTCGCCGAGGCGATCAAGAAATACGGCATCGATCCCAGCAAGCCCAACCCGCTGACGAGCTGA
- the aceF gene encoding pyruvate dehydrogenase complex dihydrolipoyllysine-residue acetyltransferase, which produces MSSEIIKVPDIGGSEDVEIIEIAVSEGDVIQPEDTLITLESDKASMDVPSPKGGKVVRVLVKEGDTVSEGDDIVELEVEGGGSDDAGSGEKAEAKREEAPKESPAAEEKPAAKKSSGGGKRTVEIKVPDLGGSENVEVIEVAVSEGDEVSEEDPLITLESDKASMDVPSPYTGKLVSFTVKEGDTVSEGDVIGTMEIAGDGEADEAEPEAVETTDEPAEQAEAPAEEEATSGEPERKEIRVPDLSGSSDVPVIEIAVSAGDEVDEEDPLITLESDKASMDVPSPYKGKLIELTVKEGDTVSEGDLIGYIEVAGAKPRAATPKASKAPSEPSEKPASPTQAKPTPAGTPSPEAQMAAHKPRDGKLVHAGPAVRMLARELGVDLGLVKPSGPKERVLKEDVHAYVKQVMAGQAKAPAAAPAATGGAGIPPVPDQDFSQFGEIEEKPMGRLLKMGATNLHRSWLNVPHVTQFDEADITELEAFRKSMKAEAEAQGAKLTPLPFMIKACAFALRKFPQFNVSLKSDGETLVWKKYVHIGVAVDTPDGLMVPVIRDADKKSLIELAKESVELAGKAQSKKLKREEMTGGCFTISSLGSIGGTAFTPIVNAPEVAILGISKAQMKPVWNGSDFEPRLMMPLSLSYDHRAVNGADAARFTAFLAAALSDIRRMLM; this is translated from the coding sequence TTGAGTAGCGAAATCATAAAAGTTCCAGACATCGGCGGCAGCGAAGACGTCGAGATCATCGAAATCGCCGTATCCGAAGGGGACGTCATCCAGCCCGAGGACACCCTGATCACGCTGGAGTCCGACAAGGCCAGCATGGACGTACCCTCGCCCAAGGGCGGTAAGGTCGTTCGCGTACTGGTGAAGGAGGGCGATACCGTCTCCGAGGGCGACGACATCGTCGAACTCGAGGTAGAGGGTGGCGGTAGCGATGACGCCGGCAGCGGCGAGAAGGCCGAGGCCAAGCGAGAAGAGGCGCCCAAGGAATCCCCGGCCGCCGAAGAGAAGCCGGCGGCGAAGAAATCCTCCGGCGGCGGCAAGCGCACCGTCGAGATCAAGGTGCCCGATCTGGGTGGCTCGGAGAACGTCGAGGTGATCGAAGTCGCCGTCTCCGAAGGCGACGAGGTGAGCGAGGAGGATCCGCTGATCACGCTGGAGTCCGACAAGGCCTCCATGGACGTGCCCAGCCCCTACACCGGCAAGCTGGTGTCTTTCACCGTCAAGGAGGGCGATACCGTCTCCGAGGGCGACGTGATCGGTACCATGGAGATCGCTGGCGACGGCGAGGCCGATGAGGCCGAGCCCGAGGCGGTCGAAACCACCGATGAGCCCGCCGAACAGGCCGAGGCCCCGGCCGAGGAAGAGGCGACGAGCGGCGAGCCCGAGCGCAAGGAGATCCGCGTGCCGGACCTCTCCGGCTCGAGCGACGTGCCGGTCATCGAGATCGCCGTCAGTGCTGGCGACGAGGTCGATGAGGAGGATCCGCTGATCACGCTGGAGTCCGACAAGGCCTCCATGGACGTGCCGAGCCCCTACAAGGGCAAGCTGATCGAGCTCACCGTCAAGGAGGGTGACACCGTCTCCGAGGGTGACCTGATCGGCTATATCGAGGTGGCAGGGGCCAAGCCGCGGGCGGCCACGCCCAAGGCCAGCAAGGCGCCGAGCGAGCCGAGCGAAAAGCCGGCCTCGCCCACCCAGGCCAAGCCGACACCGGCCGGCACGCCGAGCCCCGAGGCGCAGATGGCAGCTCACAAGCCGCGCGACGGCAAGCTGGTCCACGCCGGTCCCGCGGTGCGCATGCTGGCCCGCGAACTGGGCGTCGACCTGGGGCTGGTCAAGCCGAGCGGACCCAAGGAGCGGGTGCTGAAGGAGGACGTCCACGCCTACGTCAAGCAGGTGATGGCGGGCCAGGCCAAGGCGCCTGCCGCTGCGCCAGCGGCGACCGGGGGCGCGGGTATACCGCCGGTGCCGGATCAGGACTTCAGCCAGTTCGGTGAGATCGAAGAGAAGCCGATGGGCCGCCTGCTCAAGATGGGTGCCACCAACCTGCATCGCAGCTGGCTCAACGTACCCCACGTCACCCAGTTCGACGAGGCGGACATCACCGAGCTGGAGGCCTTCCGCAAGTCGATGAAGGCGGAAGCCGAGGCCCAGGGTGCCAAGCTCACGCCGTTGCCGTTCATGATCAAGGCGTGCGCTTTCGCTCTGCGCAAGTTCCCGCAGTTCAACGTCAGCCTGAAGAGCGACGGCGAGACGTTGGTGTGGAAGAAGTACGTCCACATCGGCGTCGCGGTCGACACTCCCGACGGGTTGATGGTGCCGGTGATCCGCGATGCCGACAAGAAGTCGCTGATCGAGCTGGCCAAGGAGAGCGTGGAGCTGGCCGGCAAGGCACAGTCGAAGAAGCTCAAGCGCGAGGAGATGACCGGCGGCTGTTTCACCATCTCCAGCCTGGGCTCCATCGGTGGCACCGCCTTCACGCCGATCGTCAACGCCCCGGAGGTCGCCATCCTCGGCATCTCCAAGGCGCAGATGAAGCCGGTATGGAACGGCTCCGACTTCGAGCCGCGGCTGATGATGCCGCTGTCCCTCTCCTACGACCACCGGGCCGTCAACGGTGCCGACGCTGCACGCTTCACCGCCTTCCTGGCGGCGGCGCTCAGCGATATCCGGCGCATGCTGATGTGA
- the adk gene encoding adenylate kinase has translation MRLILLGAPGAGKGTQAQFICERYKIPQISTGDMLRAAVKEGSELGLKVKEIMTSGGLVSDDLIISLVKERIAQPDCENGFLFDGFPRTIPQADAMKEAGVKIDHVLEIAVADEEIVKRLAGRRVHPDSGRVYHIEYNPPKQEGKDDVTGEPLIQRDDDRESTVRNRLAVYHEQTAPLVDYYQQWAEEEPQAAPAYHRVEGIGSVDEITRKVTEALDA, from the coding sequence ATGCGTTTGATTCTGTTGGGCGCGCCGGGTGCCGGCAAAGGTACCCAGGCCCAGTTCATCTGCGAACGCTACAAGATTCCGCAGATCTCCACCGGCGACATGTTGCGCGCGGCGGTCAAGGAGGGCAGTGAGCTGGGGCTTAAGGTCAAGGAGATCATGACCAGCGGTGGCCTGGTGTCCGACGATCTCATCATCTCGCTGGTCAAGGAGCGCATCGCTCAGCCCGACTGCGAGAATGGTTTCCTGTTCGACGGCTTTCCGCGCACGATTCCCCAGGCCGATGCCATGAAGGAGGCCGGGGTCAAGATCGATCACGTGCTCGAGATCGCCGTGGCCGACGAGGAGATCGTCAAGCGACTGGCGGGCCGTCGCGTGCACCCGGACTCCGGTCGGGTCTATCACATCGAGTACAACCCGCCGAAGCAGGAAGGCAAGGACGACGTGACCGGCGAGCCGCTGATTCAGCGCGACGACGATCGCGAGTCCACCGTGCGCAACCGTCTGGCGGTTTACCACGAGCAGACCGCACCGCTGGTCGACTACTACCAGCAGTGGGCCGAGGAGGAGCCGCAAGCGGCACCCGCCTATCATCGCGTGGAAGGGATCGGCAGCGTCGACGAGATCACGCGCAAAGTGACTGAGGCGTTGGACGCTTAA
- the tsaB gene encoding tRNA (adenosine(37)-N6)-threonylcarbamoyltransferase complex dimerization subunit type 1 TsaB: MPILLALDASSSACSAALLLRRDGGEERLVSRFALTPREHTRRLLPMVDAVLAEAGVSPADLDAVAYGRGPGSFTGLRIAAGTAQGLAYGLDRPLLGISTLEALALAAHRRHGVEHVVTAMDARMGEIYVAAWRCRDGMTEALLEEAVLPPQRLHLPTIASQGGWYGIGSGWSLWEAMPAEVQAAVGQRDAESEPAAEEMVMLAARDYAAGVRTVAHEAQPIYLRDEVAWQKGK, from the coding sequence ATGCCGATCCTGCTGGCCCTCGACGCCTCCTCCAGCGCTTGCTCTGCCGCCCTGCTGCTTCGGCGCGACGGCGGCGAAGAGCGTCTCGTTTCACGCTTCGCCTTGACGCCGCGCGAGCATACCCGCCGCCTGCTACCCATGGTCGACGCGGTATTGGCCGAGGCGGGCGTGTCGCCTGCCGATCTGGACGCCGTGGCCTACGGCCGCGGCCCGGGCTCCTTCACCGGGTTGCGTATTGCCGCCGGCACGGCCCAGGGGCTGGCCTATGGTCTCGACCGCCCATTGCTGGGCATTTCGACGCTAGAGGCGCTGGCCCTGGCAGCGCATCGGCGCCACGGCGTCGAGCATGTCGTTACCGCCATGGATGCGCGCATGGGAGAGATCTACGTAGCCGCCTGGCGCTGTCGCGATGGAATGACCGAGGCGTTGCTCGAGGAGGCGGTGTTGCCGCCGCAGCGCTTGCACTTGCCCACGATTGCGAGCCAGGGCGGGTGGTACGGCATCGGCTCCGGCTGGTCGCTGTGGGAAGCGATGCCGGCCGAGGTCCAGGCGGCTGTCGGCCAGCGCGACGCCGAATCCGAGCCGGCGGCGGAGGAGATGGTGATGCTGGCGGCACGCGACTATGCGGCGGGAGTGCGCACCGTCGCCCATGAGGCGCAGCCGATCTATCTACGCGACGAGGTGGCATGGCAGAAGGGCAAATGA
- a CDS encoding class I SAM-dependent methyltransferase — MAEGQMSFVDARPGRVNEGLTLLREGDALVLAGDPVRYGKPLRVDFAEGRAAHRRRFGGGRGQLIARACGLASGGTPSVVDATAGLGRDAFVLASLGAEVLLIERVPAIHALLEDGLVRAVRDPETADIVARMHLAHGDAARDLAALVAASTVAPQVIHLDPMFPHREKSALVKKEMRLFRELAGDDDDAPRLLEAALDVATHRVVVKRPRKAPPIEGPAPQHVIEGKTSRYDLYVHRSLKA, encoded by the coding sequence ATGGCAGAAGGGCAAATGAGCTTCGTCGACGCGCGGCCGGGCCGGGTGAACGAAGGACTCACGCTTCTGCGCGAAGGGGATGCCCTGGTGCTTGCTGGCGACCCGGTTCGCTACGGCAAGCCGCTACGGGTCGACTTCGCCGAGGGGCGTGCTGCACACCGACGCCGCTTCGGTGGCGGCCGGGGGCAATTGATCGCACGGGCCTGTGGTCTTGCCTCGGGCGGGACGCCCAGCGTGGTCGATGCCACTGCCGGCCTGGGTCGCGACGCCTTCGTGCTGGCGAGCCTCGGGGCCGAGGTGCTGCTGATCGAACGCGTACCGGCGATCCATGCCCTGCTGGAGGATGGCCTGGTGCGTGCCGTCCGCGACCCCGAGACGGCAGACATCGTGGCCCGCATGCACCTGGCCCATGGCGATGCCGCCCGAGATCTCGCCGCGCTGGTGGCCGCCAGCACGGTGGCACCGCAGGTGATCCATCTTGACCCCATGTTCCCGCATCGCGAGAAGTCGGCGCTGGTGAAGAAGGAGATGCGCCTGTTTCGTGAGCTCGCCGGCGACGACGATGATGCCCCGCGGCTGCTGGAAGCGGCGCTGGACGTGGCCACCCACCGAGTGGTGGTCAAGCGGCCGCGCAAGGCGCCGCCCATCGAGGGGCCGGCGCCACAGCACGTCATCGAAGGCAAGACCAGCCGCTACGACCTCTACGTCCACCGCTCTCTGAAGGCCTGA
- the plsB gene encoding glycerol-3-phosphate 1-O-acyltransferase PlsB: MALAHTLLAALRAPLKGLIKAWVETRLIEPDPGDLPIDPALPTLYVLPHSALSDALLLEILGQRHGLPPASGRIFLNDLALPASVALPTRQRRLWRRNRALEAPFRQALEHLETHPEADLQLIPVSVFWGRAPGKRFGLWRLLAADSWQLTGRLRRALSVLINGKSVEVHFGAPLRLRVLLDERGPTVANRKSARLLRVHFRRMRIRVLGPDLSHRRTLIEGVATSREVRRVIGELAPAEKRSPERLQRRALRYGREIASNMTYPVLRFMDGLLRRLWNRLYDGVEVRGLDRVKALAGDHTLVYVPCHRSHIDYLLLSYVLYRDGLMPPHIAAGRNLNMPLIGPLLRRGGAFFLRRSFREKPLYAAVFNEYLHRLLERGHPLEYFIEGGRSRSGRMLLPRPGMLSMTLRSFRRSAAGTGPPRLVFIPVYIGYERIIENASYQRELRGGKKRKESPLALLRVLGQLRQRFGKVTVSVGEPLQLGAWLNDTRPGWRDDLTQAKPAWLTQSVPELGNELARRINAAAALNPVNLVALVLLATPHHAIEASLMSRQLALLTALQRHCPGGRHVSLPPGDPDDWIAEVVALGMIERRPHALGDILMVTADQASLLVWYRNNVLHLFALAGLTAFAFRHAPRHDLEGLLAQLGPPWPILARELFLEPVMLPQALPTMLEALCKEGLLQPHGDGWQRPKSLEAGEQLRLLARLMQPSLERGYLLLTILLDHTPGHLSRDALAERSQQLTERLALLTGRDAPEFFDHKLFASLIESLEAEGWIWEQGERLWFDERLRSAAQRTGELYDPALRHRLQLISHG; the protein is encoded by the coding sequence ATGGCTCTAGCCCATACACTGCTCGCTGCACTTCGCGCCCCGCTGAAGGGCTTGATCAAGGCTTGGGTCGAGACTCGCCTCATCGAGCCCGATCCCGGCGACTTGCCCATCGACCCCGCGCTACCGACACTTTACGTACTGCCCCACTCGGCGCTCTCTGATGCCCTGCTGCTCGAGATTCTTGGCCAGCGCCACGGACTGCCGCCGGCCAGCGGCAGAATTTTCCTGAACGACCTTGCGCTACCGGCCAGCGTCGCGCTGCCCACCAGGCAGCGCCGCCTGTGGCGGCGCAACCGCGCACTGGAGGCTCCCTTTCGTCAGGCACTGGAGCATCTGGAGACCCACCCGGAGGCTGATCTCCAGTTGATTCCGGTGAGCGTGTTCTGGGGTCGCGCACCGGGCAAGCGCTTCGGCCTCTGGCGCCTGCTGGCAGCAGACAGCTGGCAGCTGACCGGGCGGCTGCGACGAGCGCTGTCGGTCCTGATCAACGGCAAGAGCGTGGAGGTCCACTTCGGCGCGCCGCTCAGGCTACGCGTCCTGCTCGACGAGCGTGGCCCGACCGTGGCCAACCGCAAGAGTGCACGGCTGCTGCGGGTCCACTTCCGGCGCATGCGCATCCGGGTACTCGGCCCTGACCTCTCCCACCGTCGCACCCTGATCGAAGGCGTGGCAACCAGCCGTGAAGTGCGCCGAGTCATCGGCGAGCTGGCGCCAGCCGAGAAGCGTTCGCCTGAGAGACTACAACGACGAGCCCTGCGTTACGGTCGTGAAATCGCTTCAAACATGACGTACCCGGTGCTGCGCTTCATGGATGGCCTGCTGCGTCGGCTGTGGAATCGACTGTACGATGGCGTCGAGGTGCGCGGCCTCGACCGGGTCAAGGCGCTGGCCGGCGACCACACGCTGGTCTACGTCCCGTGTCACCGCAGCCATATCGACTATCTGCTGCTCTCCTACGTGCTCTATCGCGACGGGCTGATGCCGCCACACATCGCCGCCGGGCGTAATCTGAACATGCCGCTGATCGGTCCGTTGTTGCGCCGCGGTGGCGCTTTCTTCCTGCGCCGTAGCTTCCGCGAAAAGCCACTCTATGCCGCGGTCTTTAACGAATATCTGCATCGACTGCTGGAGCGTGGCCACCCCCTGGAGTACTTCATCGAGGGCGGACGCTCGCGCAGCGGCCGCATGCTCTTGCCGCGGCCCGGCATGCTGTCGATGACACTGCGCTCGTTCCGCCGCAGTGCGGCAGGTACCGGCCCGCCCCGGCTCGTGTTCATCCCGGTCTATATCGGCTACGAGCGCATCATCGAGAATGCCAGTTACCAGCGCGAGCTGCGTGGCGGCAAGAAGCGCAAGGAGTCGCCATTGGCGCTGCTGCGGGTACTCGGCCAGCTGCGCCAGCGATTCGGCAAAGTGACGGTAAGCGTCGGCGAACCACTCCAGCTCGGCGCCTGGCTCAACGACACCAGGCCGGGATGGAGAGACGACCTCACCCAGGCCAAGCCGGCCTGGCTCACCCAGTCCGTGCCGGAACTCGGCAATGAGCTCGCCCGGCGAATCAACGCCGCGGCGGCCCTCAATCCGGTCAATCTGGTGGCGCTGGTCCTGCTGGCCACGCCCCACCACGCCATCGAAGCCAGCCTGATGTCGCGTCAGCTCGCCCTGCTCACCGCCCTGCAGCGCCACTGCCCCGGCGGACGCCACGTCAGCCTGCCGCCAGGTGATCCTGACGACTGGATCGCCGAGGTCGTCGCCCTGGGGATGATCGAACGCCGTCCGCATGCGCTGGGCGATATCCTCATGGTAACGGCTGATCAGGCCAGCCTGCTGGTGTGGTACCGCAACAACGTGTTGCACTTGTTCGCCCTGGCGGGCCTGACCGCCTTCGCTTTTCGCCATGCTCCGCGCCACGACCTCGAGGGTCTGCTCGCTCAGCTCGGCCCACCCTGGCCGATACTGGCACGCGAGCTATTCCTCGAGCCGGTGATGCTGCCACAGGCGCTGCCCACGATGTTGGAGGCACTGTGCAAAGAGGGATTGCTGCAGCCTCACGGGGACGGTTGGCAGCGCCCCAAGAGCCTGGAGGCCGGCGAACAGCTGCGCTTGCTGGCGAGGCTGATGCAGCCCTCGCTGGAGCGCGGCTATCTGCTGCTGACGATCCTGCTCGATCACACTCCCGGGCACCTGAGCCGTGATGCCCTGGCCGAACGCAGCCAGCAACTGACTGAGCGCCTGGCCCTGCTCACCGGCCGCGATGCGCCGGAGTTCTTCGACCACAAGCTGTTCGCCAGCCTGATCGAAAGCCTGGAGGCCGAAGGCTGGATCTGGGAGCAGGGCGAGCGACTATGGTTCGACGAACGGCTGCGCAGCGCCGCGCAACGCACCGGAGAGCTGTACGATCCGGCGCTGAGGCATCGTTTGCAGCTCATCAGCCACGGGTAG
- a CDS encoding phospholipase D-like domain-containing protein, whose protein sequence is MHGVWRDGNRFELLAESSCFLPVMFTAIEEARRSILIELYLMESGHLATALIDALCRAAERGVAVALMLDAYGAMGLGGEDRRRLEQAGVALRLFNPLGLRSLTRNLTRDHRKLVVIDGRVAFTGGFGAVDEFIEAWYEVAVRIEGPVIADWVRLFSRLWDSPLTRGAGETAMVRHLQLELRPHEDYHGMRGRVVWGQGYRYQAIRHSLYGRVSSAQRRIWLCTPYFVPTRSLRRRLARASRRGVDVRLLLPGRDHDHPWVRYAGQRFYRRLLRAGVRIFEFQPSFIHAKFSLVDQWSSLGSCNFDHWSLHWNLEANQEVDDARFASEVAALFERNFAASREINHREWVRRPRWQRFKEWIFGSFDAWLTRLR, encoded by the coding sequence ATGCATGGCGTGTGGCGGGACGGCAATCGGTTCGAGTTGCTGGCGGAGTCGTCGTGCTTCCTGCCGGTAATGTTCACAGCCATCGAGGAGGCGCGCCGCTCGATCCTCATCGAGCTCTACCTGATGGAGTCGGGGCACTTGGCTACGGCGCTGATCGATGCGCTGTGCCGGGCCGCCGAGCGCGGCGTGGCGGTTGCGCTGATGCTGGATGCCTATGGCGCCATGGGTCTTGGAGGCGAGGATCGCCGGCGGCTGGAGCAGGCTGGCGTGGCGCTGCGTCTGTTCAATCCGTTGGGGCTGCGTTCGCTGACACGCAACCTGACCCGCGATCATCGCAAGCTGGTGGTGATCGACGGCCGTGTGGCCTTCACTGGTGGCTTCGGTGCGGTGGATGAGTTCATCGAGGCTTGGTACGAAGTCGCAGTGCGCATCGAGGGGCCGGTCATTGCCGACTGGGTGCGGCTGTTCTCGCGGCTTTGGGATTCGCCGCTGACACGTGGCGCGGGCGAGACGGCCATGGTGCGGCACCTGCAGCTCGAACTCCGGCCCCACGAGGACTACCATGGCATGCGTGGCCGAGTGGTGTGGGGGCAGGGCTATCGCTACCAGGCCATTCGCCACTCCCTCTATGGCCGGGTGTCATCGGCTCAACGCCGCATCTGGCTGTGCACGCCCTACTTCGTCCCCACCCGCAGCCTGCGCAGGCGGCTGGCTCGTGCCTCCCGCCGCGGCGTCGACGTGCGCCTGCTATTGCCTGGCCGTGACCACGACCACCCCTGGGTGCGTTATGCCGGTCAGCGCTTCTATCGCAGGCTGCTGCGCGCCGGGGTGCGCATCTTCGAATTTCAGCCCAGCTTCATTCACGCCAAGTTCTCGTTGGTCGACCAGTGGTCGAGCCTGGGCTCGTGCAATTTCGATCATTGGAGCTTGCACTGGAACCTGGAGGCCAACCAGGAAGTGGACGATGCCCGCTTCGCCAGCGAGGTGGCGGCACTGTTCGAGCGCAACTTCGCCGCCAGCCGTGAGATCAACCATCGTGAGTGGGTGCGGCGCCCGCGCTGGCAGCGCTTCAAGGAGTGGATCTTTGGCAGTTTCGATGCCTGGCTGACGCGACTACGGTGA
- a CDS encoding DsrE/DsrF/TusD sulfur relay family protein, whose translation MNTLIIINDPPYGTERLYNGLRLAHALLKREGDVTVFLMGDAVSGAKAGQKTPDGFYNVERMVKRVTTKGRVLLCGTCMDARGIIGEEVVKGAERSTMDALAEITEQADKVLVF comes from the coding sequence ATGAATACGCTCATTATCATCAACGATCCGCCCTACGGTACCGAGCGCCTCTACAACGGCCTGCGCCTGGCTCATGCGCTGCTGAAGCGCGAAGGCGACGTCACCGTCTTCTTGATGGGTGATGCCGTGTCCGGTGCCAAGGCGGGACAGAAGACCCCGGATGGCTTCTACAACGTCGAGCGCATGGTCAAGCGGGTCACCACCAAGGGCCGCGTGCTGCTGTGTGGCACCTGCATGGATGCCCGGGGAATCATCGGCGAGGAGGTGGTGAAAGGCGCCGAGCGCAGCACCATGGATGCCTTGGCCGAAATCACCGAGCAGGCCGACAAGGTACTGGTGTTCTAG